The Ooceraea biroi isolate clonal line C1 chromosome 1, Obir_v5.4, whole genome shotgun sequence genome has a window encoding:
- the LOC105279979 gene encoding uncharacterized protein LOC105279979, which yields MFLERTVAFVVAVALVGAYEIQKCDRNIVWTGGSFEWPCPATRSIFRNSGRYISKNILATRAVIYKDDAILALPRFKPGVPATLARVSLKDKNCQANLFAYPCWSLQEEGTCSALQNAVDLYLDPQDILWVLDTGVVNSLEQSVRKCPPKVIALNVKTGKLVKTVDLSGLTSSTSRLQYVVADYSSDGRVFIYVSDAAARAILVYDVTSGRGYRVVLPQAVLMNCDRRDVLYLALIRRQDGSTCLIFTYLGSSRMFSIRTDHLRRGSAHGRIHDIGPKPKRLVLLGTDNGSALFFRYEGDSEIYRWDSNTCFEPNNFQPVYKSEECALATHVVADYKRGRMRVLESNFPDYMQGTVGCGVNHALNLMYIVLFATVLPLLCVKAGTLETVAQWSLLDFELPFDRGFVNQYQPENIVMTGIEIAWDRIFISTPRLRAGVPATLSFFPRRIPLGSSPKLQAYPSWDWHGAGKGEINCTKLISVYRTRLDRCDRLWVVDAGVMTSIDDFMPVCPPKIVVFDLKTNEVVRHVTFPRQVLRPNTLLTNVVIDEASAKTCDDVFLYMTDTLGPGILIFDGATDRSWRVLHASMLPHPDQAMYKIGSDTFEFLDGVVGIAFSPRLGTVYYQPLATDRIFSVPSSALQAGPVPFGEQLPVTLVGRKSSQGLALAVDPRDDTILFSPFTETAIASWQPRTNQQRYEIPNKIFLIKQ from the exons ATGTTTCTTGAACGGACGGTGGcgttcgtcgtcgccgtcgctctCGTCGGTGCTTACgaaatacaaaaatgtgacaGGAACATAGTATGGACCGGTGGGTCCTTCGAATGGCCTTGTCCAGCCACAAGGAGCATCTTCAGGAACAGCGGCCGTTACATCTCGAAGAATATCCTCGCCACCAGAGCCGTGATCTACAAAGATGATGCTATCCTTGCTTTACCTCG GTTTAAGCCTGGTGTGCCAGCAACCTTAGCTAGAGTCTCGTTAAAGGATAAAAACTGCCAGGCCAACCTTTTCGCCTACCCTTGCTGGTCGCTGCAAGAAGAGGGAACGTGCTCCGCGTTGCAAAACGCCGTAGACCTTTATTTGGATCCTCAGGATATTCTGTGGGTGTTGGACACGGGCGTCGTAAATTCCCTTGAGCAATCCGTACGCAAATGTCCTCCGAAGGTTATTGCCCTGAACGTAAAAACCGGCAAG CTGGTGAAAACTGTCGATCTGTCTGGTCTGACGAGTTCCACGTCCCGACTGCAGTACGTCGTGGCAGATTACAGTTCGGATGGTCGGGTTTTCATCTACGTATCCGACGCAGCGGCTAGAGCAATCCTGGTGTACGACGTGACCTCGGGTCGAGGATATCGCGTCGTTCTTCCGCAGGCTGTGCTAATGAACTGCGATCGCAGGGATGTGCTTTACCTCGCGCTCATTCGTCGCCAGGATGGTAGCACGTGCTTGATCTTCACGTACCTGGGCAGCAGCCGTATGTTCTCCATCCGCACGGACCATCTCCGAAGAGGTTCCGCTCATGGCAGGATACACGATATCGGACCGAAACCGAAACGGCTCGTTCTTCTTGGCACGGACAACGGCAGCGCGCTTTTCTTCCGGTACGAGGGTGACTCCGAGATCTACAGGTGGGACAGTAACACATGCTTCGAGCCCAACAACTTCCAGCCGGTGTACAAGAGCGAGGAGTGCGCCCTGGCAACTCACGTCGTGGCCGATTACAAGAGGGGACGTATGCGTGTGCTGGAGAGCAACTTCCCGGATTACATGCAGGGCACCGTTGGCTGCGGGGTCAATCATGCCCTGAATCTCAT GTACATCGTACTTTTTGCGACTGTTTTGCCGCTATTATGCGTCAAAGCGGGAACATTGGAAACAGTGGCGCAATGGTCATTGCTCGACTTTGAGTTACCGTTCGATCGTGGTTTTGTCAATCAGTATCAACCGGAAAACATAGTGATGACCGGTATCGAAATAGCTTGGGACAGAATCTTCATCAGCACACCCAGATTACGTGCCGGCGTGCCAGCCACTCTGAGCTTCTTCCCCCGGAGAATACCTTTAGGAAGCAGTCCTAAGCTGCAAGCGTATCCTTCATGGGATTGGCATGGTGCTGGCAAAGGAGAGATCAACTGCACGAAGCTTATCTCAGTCTATCGGACTAGATTGGACCGCTGCGACAGATTGTGGGTCGTTGATGCCGGTGTTATGACATCAATTGACGATTTTATGCCTGTCTGCCCGCCCAAAATCGTGGTTTTTGACTTGAAAACCAATGAAGTAGTCCGTCATGTAACTTTTCCGCGTCAA GTGTTGAGACCAAATACTTTACTGACCAACGTGGTTATCGACGAGGCCTCAGCCAAAACGTGTGATGACGTATTTCTTTACATGACTGATACTCTTGGCCCAG GGATACTTATCTTCGATGGTGCTACAGACAGAAGCTGGCGGGTTCTTCATGCATCTATGTTACCTCATCCAGATCAAGCAATGTATAAG ATCGGAAGTGACACTTTCGAATTTCTGGATGGCGTGGTAGGAATAGCATTTTCACCAAGACTCGGTACCGTTTACTATCAACCGTTGGCGACTGATCGTATCTTCAGCGTGCCCAGTTCAGCATTGCAAGCCGGACCAGTGCCATTCGGTGAACAGTTACCTGTGACCCTGGTCGGCAGAAAGTCGAGTCAAGGTCTGGCACTGGCCGTGGATCCTCGGGATGATACTATTCTGTTCAGTCCCTTTACCGAAACCGCGATTGCATCGTGGCAACCGCGAACGAATCAGCAGAGGTATGAAATTccaaataagatatttttaatcaaacagTAA
- the LOC105279977 gene encoding protein yellow, producing MQSLNTGRLLQRVIKDKRRMGIPRSSLCLVILSVLSLAVCEKQLLPELSFVLSGYSLDWPCQSTRNIYETSGRYIPKNVIATRTQIYKDDAIIAMPRYKPGVPFTLGVMSLKTKDCTPKVTPFPCWAIQEEGNCQALQSVVDITLDIQDILWVLDVGVVNTLEQPVRRCPPKVVGINVKTGKVVKVIDLSFLVNPLSRLQYLVVDYADDGQVYVYISDAAARSIIVYNVTANRGYRVILPNAVTAGVQRRDVLYMTLVKKSCGTPILYFTYLGSNRLFAIKAIHLRRGQTHGTVMDVGPKQHKIVILGNDNGCAIFFRNKGESDVYMWNVETPFRSENFLLVQQGNDCRLPTQVIPGPKRLMWAIESNFQDYIQNTVSCSGASVAIHPLVKGCEE from the exons ATGCAAAGTCTC AACACCGGAAGATTACTGCAACGCGTTATAAAAGACAAACGCAGGATGGGGATTCCGAGGAGTTCTCTGTGCCTGGTGATCCTGAGCGTTCTATCATTGGCAGTTTGCGAGAAACAGTTGCTACCAGAGCTATCATTCGTCTTGTCAGGCTACAGCTTGGACTGGCCGTGTCAAAGCACGAGGAATATCTACGAGACGAGCGGACGTTACATTCCCAAGAATGTCATTGCCACCCGGACGCAAATTTACAAGGACGACGCCATCATAGCGATGCCACGCTACAAACCCGGTGTGCCGTTCACCTTAGGTGTCATGTCGTTGAAGACGAAGGACTGCACACCGAAAGTGACACCATTTCCCTGTTGGGCAATTCAGGAGGAAGGCAACTGCCAAGCTCTCCAGAGTGTAGTGGACATAACTTTGGACATTCAGGATATTCTTTGGGTGTTAGACGTTGGTGTCGTAAATACTTTGGAGCAGCCGGTGCGCAGATGTCCTCCAAAAGTCGTCGGTATTAACGTAAAGACCGGAAAG GTTGTGAAGGTGATTGACTTGAGTTTCTTGGTGAATCCATTGTCTCGTTTGCAATATCTCGTGGTCGATTACGCAGACGACGGTCaagtatacgtgtatataagCGATGCGGCTGCCAGATCCATCATCGTTTACAATGTCACTGCAAATAGAGGATACCGAGTGATCCTTCCGAACGCTGTTACTGCCGGCGTTCAGCGAAGAGACGTTCTCTACATGACGTTAGTGAAGAAGAGTTGCGGCACGCCAATATTGTATTTCACCTATCTGGGATCCAACAGGTTGTTCGCTATCAAGGCTATACATCTCAGGAGAGGTCAAACCCATGGAACGGTTATGGATGTCGGACCAAAGCAACATAAAATCGTCATTCTCGGTAACGATAATGGCTGTGCCATTTTCTTCAGGAACAAGG GTGAATCCGACGTCTACATGTGGAATGTGGAGACACCCTTCAGATCTGAAAATTTCCTCCTGGTACAGCAGGGTAATGATTGCCGACTGCCGACTCAAGTGATTCCGGGTCCTAAAAGACTCATGTGGGCAATCGAGAGCAACTTCCAAGATTACATACAGAACACCGTGAGTTGCTCGGGTGCTTCCGTGGCCATACATCCTCTGGTCAAAGGCTGCgaggaataa